From Candidatus Eremiobacterota bacterium, one genomic window encodes:
- a CDS encoding energy transducer TonB: protein MMLVFALSLVAPPPASAATVDTLAALAGRWHCTDNRGSSTERYYALFPTSAARVDIARTLYGREDAVEPDGSPSESFERIQQRNDGTASIESVEGTGTARSTSTAPLSFVGNGPSGNMTLTYAIDSEDMQRTVSESKTTSSERCTRVAEKRFDASCAQPNMPATVLHAEEPEWPSGALAGMRGIVYVVIVLDERSRILWTDIAKSDNSVFDEEAARAARLSKYRTEVKNCKPVAARYVFSVSFGGH, encoded by the coding sequence ATGATGCTGGTTTTCGCGCTGTCCCTCGTCGCGCCGCCCCCGGCGAGCGCGGCGACCGTCGACACGCTGGCCGCGCTGGCCGGCAGATGGCACTGCACCGACAACCGCGGGAGCTCTACCGAGCGCTACTACGCGCTGTTTCCAACGAGCGCTGCGCGCGTTGATATCGCCCGCACGCTGTACGGCCGCGAAGACGCGGTCGAGCCGGACGGTTCGCCCAGCGAGTCCTTCGAACGGATCCAGCAGCGGAACGACGGCACCGCAAGCATCGAGTCGGTCGAAGGGACCGGCACCGCGCGATCGACGAGCACCGCACCGCTTAGCTTCGTCGGAAACGGCCCGTCCGGAAACATGACGCTCACCTACGCCATCGATAGCGAAGACATGCAGCGCACCGTGAGTGAAAGCAAGACTACCTCCAGCGAGCGCTGCACGCGCGTCGCGGAGAAGCGGTTCGACGCGTCGTGTGCGCAGCCTAACATGCCGGCGACCGTCCTTCACGCGGAAGAGCCGGAGTGGCCAAGCGGCGCTCTCGCGGGAATGCGCGGAATCGTGTACGTTGTCATCGTACTAGACGAGCGCTCCCGCATTCTTTGGACCGACATCGCGAAGTCGGATAATTCGGTCTTCGACGAGGAAGCCGCCCGCGCGGCGCGTCTGTCGAAGTACCGGACGGAGGTCAAGAACTGCAAGCCCGTCGCGGCCAGGTACGTCTTCAGCGTCTCCTTCGGCGGGCATTAG